The Patagioenas fasciata isolate bPatFas1 chromosome 3, bPatFas1.hap1, whole genome shotgun sequence genome contains a region encoding:
- the C3H6orf120 gene encoding UPF0669 protein C6orf120 homolog: MAARWRRILTIFVAAQVLFVVNTFEEEDVPEEWILLHVVQGQIGAGNYSYLRLNHEGKIVLQMQSLKGDADLYVSDMTLHPSFDEYELQSVTCGQDVVHVPAHFRRPVGIGIYGHPSHLESEFEMKVYYDRTVVQYPFGEASYNPEEMEANQKYSQSTEDESQDEESVFWTILIGILKLILEILF; encoded by the coding sequence ATGGCAGCACGCTGGAGAAGAATCCTGACAATATTTGTGGCAGCTCAAGTACTATTTGTGGTAAATACCTTTGAGGAAGAGGATGTTCCTGAAGAATGGATTCTTCTTCATGTTGTTCAAGGTCAGATTGGAGCAGGAAATTACAGCTATTTGAGACTAAATCACGAGGGAAAGATAGTACTTCAGATGCAGAGTTTAAAAGGTGATGCAGACTTGTATGTATCTGACATGACGCTTCACCCCAGCTTTGACGAATATGAGTTACAGTCTGTAACTTGCGGCCAAGATGTCGTCCACGTCCCTGCGCATTTCCGCCGCCCCGTGGGAATAGGGATTTACGGTCACCCCTCTCACCTGGAGAGCGAGTTTGAAATGAAAGTGTATTATGATCGAACAGTTGTACAGTATCCATTTGGTGAGGCTTCCTACAACCCTGAGGAGATGGAGGCAAACCAGAAGTACTCacagtctacagaagatgaatcTCAGGATGAGGAGTCTGTTTTCTGGACTATACTTATTGGAATCTTGAAATTAATACttgaaattcttttttaa